Genomic DNA from Comamonas resistens:
TGGTATAGACCGTGGCCGGCCAGGCCAGCATGCGACGGCCCGAGAGCTTGGCGGCCGCGCCCACAAGCCCGATCAGCGTGGCCACCAGCAGCGACGCCAGCGACACGGCGACCGTGAGCAGCGCTCCCTGGAGGATCGAGTAATAGTATCCGCTCATGTCATGCAGCTTGCGCGCCTTGCGCCATGCAGCCCGCAGGATGCACAGTGCAAGGCGCGCAATGTGGCTTTATTGGCCGTAGGGGTCGAAGTCGAAGTACTTCTTGGCGATCTTGGCGTAGGTGCCGTTCTTGCGGATCGTGTCGATCGCCTCGTCGAGCTGCTGCTTGAGCTCCTTCTGGCCCTTGCGCATGGCGATGCCGATGCCTTCGCCGTAGTACTTCACATCGTACTGGTCGGGGCCCACATAGCCGTAGTTCTTGCCCTCGGGCTTGCGCAGGAAGCCACCGTTCACTTCAACCTTGTCAGCCACGGTGCCGTCCAGGCGGCCGGCATCCATGTCCAGATAGACCTGGTTCTGCGACTGGTAGGACACCACGTTCACACCGGCGGGCTTGAGTTCGCCCATGGCCCATTTTTCCTGGGTGCTGCCCTTGAGCACGCCGATCTTCATGCCTTTGAGCGAGGCCGGACCGTCGTATTTGACGGTCTTCTTGACCACGATGGCGCTGGGTGTCTTGTAGTAGCGCTTGGTGAAGTCCACCACGCGCTGGCGCTCGGGTGTGATCGAGATGGAGCTGACGATCACATCGAACTTGCGGGCCTGCAGGCCGGGGATGACGCTGTCGAACTCGGACTCTACGAATACGCACTTGCGCTTGAGCTGTTCGCACAGCGCATTGGCGATGTCGATGTCGAAACCGACGATTTCGCCCGAGGCGGTTTTGTACTCAAAGGGCTCGTAGGCCGGATTGGTGCCCACCCGCAGGTCGGCGGCCAGGGTGGAGCCGGCCAGAGTTGCGAGGGCCACAGCCATCAGCGATGCGCGCATGGTGATTCCTTGTCTTGGATACGATATATGCGAAAAAACCAGCCCAGCTGGCGCAGGTGAGCGCACGCCACGTTGTAGGTCACGCGGTTACTGCAAGGCGGTGAACCCGGTATTCTCGCCGTTTCTGGCCGCAGCGCGGAAAATTAATTGCCGTAGGGGTCAAAGTCAAAGTATTTCTTGGCAATGTTGTTGTATGTGCCATTGCTGCGGATGGTCTTGATGGCGGCATTGATCTGGTCCTTGAGCTCTTTCTGGCCCTTGCGCATGCCGATGCCTATGCCGTCGCCGTAGTACTTGGTCTCGTACTGGTCGGGGCCCACGTAGCCGTAGTCCTTGCCCTCGGGCTTGCGCAAAAAGCCGCCATGCACCTCCACCTTGTCGGCCACCGTGCCGTCAAGACGGCCCGACTTGATGTCCAGATACACCTGATCCTGGGCTTCATAGGGCACGATGGTCGCGCCCACGGGTTTGAGCTCTCCCATGGCCCATTTTTCCTGGGTGCTGCCCTTGAGCACGCCAATGCGCTTGCCCTTGAGCGAGGCCGGGCCGATGTAAGACGTGCCTTTTTTCACCACGATGGCGCTGGGTGTCTTGTAGTAGCGGTCCGAGAAATCGATGATGCGCCTGCGCTCTTCGGTCATGGACAGCGAGCTGATGACCACATCGTATTTCCTGGCTTGCAGGCCTGGAATCATGCTGTCCCAGACCTGCTCGACAAACACGCATCTGCGCTTGAGCTCGGTGCAGATGGCGTTGGCGATGTCCACGTCGAAGCCCGTGGGCTTGCCGTCGGCGGTCTTGTAGGTAAAGGGTTCGTAGGTGGGGTCTATGGCCACCTTGAGGTCTGCCGCCTGGGCAGAAACCGCGGCTATGCCGCAGGCTGCGAGGATTGCGAAAGGCGCGACAGCCCATGTTTTCTTTGCCATACCCGTCCTTGGTTGTGCGGGAGTTCCGCAGGATGTACCAGCTTGTGGTCGCATTCTAGGCAGCAGCCTTGTCTCGGATGCTGCTTTTGTGGCGCTGTGGCGCTATCGAATACCCGGGGTAGCAATGCCGTGCCATGCTGGCATGGGAAATGGCGTACCAGCCCGCGCGCCTGCCCAGCCAGGAGAGACTTTTCATCAAAGGGGCTGGCAATGAAAAATGGCACCCCACGCTCCCCGCTGCGCGCGGT
This window encodes:
- a CDS encoding lysine/arginine/ornithine ABC transporter substrate-binding protein; the protein is MRASLMAVALATLAGSTLAADLRVGTNPAYEPFEYKTASGEIVGFDIDIANALCEQLKRKCVFVESEFDSVIPGLQARKFDVIVSSISITPERQRVVDFTKRYYKTPSAIVVKKTVKYDGPASLKGMKIGVLKGSTQEKWAMGELKPAGVNVVSYQSQNQVYLDMDAGRLDGTVADKVEVNGGFLRKPEGKNYGYVGPDQYDVKYYGEGIGIAMRKGQKELKQQLDEAIDTIRKNGTYAKIAKKYFDFDPYGQ
- a CDS encoding transporter substrate-binding domain-containing protein; amino-acid sequence: MAKKTWAVAPFAILAACGIAAVSAQAADLKVAIDPTYEPFTYKTADGKPTGFDVDIANAICTELKRRCVFVEQVWDSMIPGLQARKYDVVISSLSMTEERRRIIDFSDRYYKTPSAIVVKKGTSYIGPASLKGKRIGVLKGSTQEKWAMGELKPVGATIVPYEAQDQVYLDIKSGRLDGTVADKVEVHGGFLRKPEGKDYGYVGPDQYETKYYGDGIGIGMRKGQKELKDQINAAIKTIRSNGTYNNIAKKYFDFDPYGN